Proteins encoded within one genomic window of uncultured Desulfobacter sp.:
- the gcvH gene encoding glycine cleavage system protein GcvH, translated as MKSIEELNFPSDVKYTDDHEWAKVEGDLVTVGISDYAQDQLGEIVFVEMPEIGDTFGQGDEFGSVESVKAVSEIFLPIAGEIVEVNEELEDAPELVNTNCYDKGWLVKIKPDDLSEMDSLKDQTAYFEMLKG; from the coding sequence ATGAAATCCATTGAAGAGCTTAATTTCCCATCAGATGTTAAATACACCGATGATCATGAATGGGCAAAGGTTGAAGGTGATCTGGTCACTGTGGGCATTTCTGATTATGCCCAGGACCAGCTTGGCGAAATTGTCTTTGTGGAAATGCCCGAAATTGGTGACACATTTGGCCAGGGAGATGAGTTTGGCAGTGTGGAATCCGTTAAAGCGGTTTCTGAAATTTTTCTTCCCATTGCAGGTGAAATTGTTGAGGTTAATGAGGAACTTGAAGATGCCCCTGAGCTTGTCAACACCAACTGCTATGATAAAGGTTGGCTTGTCAAAATTAAACCCGACGATCTATCCGAAATGGACAGCCTTAAAGACCAGACTGCATACTTTGAAATGCTGAAAGGATAA
- a CDS encoding acyl-CoA dehydrogenase, whose amino-acid sequence MAQPIADRRDVDFVLHEQIGTVENELFEEFNKKTIDLIVSEARTLSIKEILPTFKEGDEIGCTLENGKVTTPQSFKRAWKLFCEGEWLAMCDDPDVGGQGMPKTVGCAALEYMVGANSAFMLYYGMTHGAAKLVEAFGDETQKKLYMKKMFAGQWGGTMLLTEPEAGSDVGALTTTATLNDDGTYTIQGTKIFISAGEHDLCDNIIHPVLARIEGAPAGTKGISLFLVPKFLVNEDGSLGEFNNVVCTGLEEKMGIHGNATCTLALGDKGPCIGTLLGEANKGMPEMFQMMNESRAFVGLQGFAVASASYMNALDYARTRVQGRHLTAGKDATAKNVTIINHPDVKRQLLNMKVYTEGMRSLHYYYAKCEDIVHTTDDEELKANTAALIEVLTPIVKGYITDKALEVCSHGVQVYGGYGYCKEFPAEQLMRDSRIFMIYEGTNGIQAMDLLGRKLAMNKGQSFTYFLDQIRKTIQEALLIDGLSVLAEKMELALDRYDVVAHEIGARARSANALNAYAFAHPFLDITGDIVFAWMHLWRACVAAPKLAKKAGSLDPEAVAAKAGKNKDAAFYAGQMVSARFFINTILPGSYGKMDAILEGDTCVEDILEVSFGSK is encoded by the coding sequence ATGGCACAGCCAATCGCAGACAGACGTGATGTCGACTTTGTATTGCATGAACAAATTGGCACGGTTGAAAATGAGTTGTTTGAGGAATTCAATAAAAAGACCATTGATCTGATCGTCTCGGAGGCAAGAACCCTGTCCATTAAAGAGATCCTGCCTACTTTCAAAGAGGGCGATGAAATCGGGTGCACCCTTGAAAATGGTAAAGTGACCACGCCCCAATCTTTTAAGCGGGCCTGGAAATTGTTCTGCGAAGGTGAATGGTTAGCCATGTGCGATGATCCGGATGTGGGCGGCCAGGGTATGCCCAAAACCGTGGGGTGTGCAGCCTTAGAATATATGGTGGGAGCCAACTCCGCTTTTATGCTCTATTACGGCATGACCCACGGCGCAGCAAAGCTTGTCGAAGCGTTTGGTGATGAAACCCAGAAAAAACTTTACATGAAAAAAATGTTTGCCGGCCAATGGGGCGGCACCATGCTTCTGACTGAACCCGAAGCCGGCTCTGACGTGGGCGCATTGACCACCACAGCAACCTTAAACGATGACGGCACCTACACCATCCAGGGCACAAAAATATTTATCTCTGCCGGCGAGCACGATCTTTGCGATAACATCATCCATCCGGTATTAGCACGTATTGAAGGTGCGCCTGCAGGAACAAAGGGGATCTCATTGTTCTTGGTACCCAAGTTCCTGGTCAATGAAGACGGATCATTGGGTGAATTCAACAATGTGGTGTGCACGGGCCTAGAAGAAAAAATGGGGATTCACGGCAATGCGACCTGCACCCTGGCACTGGGAGACAAAGGGCCTTGTATCGGCACCCTTCTGGGCGAAGCAAACAAGGGCATGCCGGAAATGTTCCAAATGATGAACGAATCCCGGGCCTTTGTGGGTCTCCAGGGCTTTGCCGTGGCGTCCGCTTCGTATATGAACGCCCTTGATTATGCCAGGACCCGGGTACAGGGCCGGCATCTTACGGCAGGCAAGGATGCCACAGCCAAAAACGTTACCATCATCAACCATCCGGATGTGAAACGTCAATTATTAAATATGAAGGTCTACACCGAAGGCATGCGCTCGTTGCACTATTACTATGCCAAATGCGAGGACATTGTTCACACCACAGATGATGAAGAATTAAAGGCCAATACCGCAGCATTAATAGAGGTACTCACCCCCATTGTCAAAGGCTATATCACGGACAAGGCCCTTGAAGTCTGTTCCCATGGCGTTCAGGTTTACGGCGGATATGGATACTGTAAAGAATTTCCAGCAGAACAGCTCATGCGCGATTCCAGAATTTTCATGATTTATGAAGGCACCAACGGCATCCAGGCCATGGATCTTCTTGGCCGCAAACTGGCCATGAACAAGGGGCAAAGTTTTACCTATTTCCTGGACCAGATTAGAAAAACCATACAAGAGGCCCTACTGATTGACGGTCTTTCAGTTCTTGCCGAAAAAATGGAACTTGCCTTGGACAGATATGATGTTGTCGCTCATGAGATCGGCGCAAGGGCAAGGTCTGCAAATGCACTTAACGCCTATGCCTTTGCCCATCCCTTTCTGGACATCACAGGAGATATTGTCTTTGCCTGGATGCATCTGTGGCGCGCCTGCGTTGCCGCCCCCAAACTTGCTAAAAAAGCGGGTTCCCTTGACCCTGAAGCCGTAGCTGCCAAGGCCGGCAAAAATAAAGATGCTGCTTTTTATGCAGGACAGATGGTTTCGGCCAGATTTTTTATTAATACCATTTTACCCGGATCTTATGGTAAAATGGATGCCATTCTTGAAGGGGATACCTGTGTGGAAGATATATTAGAGGTCTCCTTTGGCTCAAAATAG
- the gcvPA gene encoding aminomethyl-transferring glycine dehydrogenase subunit GcvPA, whose product MRYLPHTRQDIDQMLAVTGHADLNQLFDIIPDSAKTKTGLNLPDSLSEWDLNATMEELASQNAACGSYTCLIGAGSYDHHIPAIVPYLISRSEFMTAYTPYQPEVSQGTLQGIYEFQTMITALLGMDIATASHYDGGTALAECALIALNKSKKANKIAVSSLVHPAHRQIIQTYLNPSEFEMVEIPADKNGLTDVAAFKAMDGVAGVAIQSPNFFGNIEDLGSFKVCADEKKCLLIASFTEALAHGLLKSPGSFGADLVAGEGQSLGMTKSFGGPGLGLLAGTKKLMRNLPGRFVGKTTDSNGQRGYVLTLATREQHIRREKASSNICSNNGLNAMTAAVYLATAGKKGIREIAQLNHDKAIYLKNALVGAGFTSVYDGPFFNEFVLKAPAGFADKRRELAQKHNLYAGVSLESYYPDMTDHYLFCATETVSRQAMDFLAKEVQ is encoded by the coding sequence ATGCGTTATCTGCCGCATACCAGACAGGACATCGACCAGATGCTGGCTGTCACCGGCCATGCCGATCTGAATCAGCTGTTTGACATCATTCCCGATTCTGCCAAGACAAAAACCGGATTGAACCTGCCGGACAGTTTAAGCGAATGGGATCTAAATGCTACAATGGAAGAACTGGCCTCACAAAATGCGGCATGCGGATCATATACATGCCTGATAGGCGCAGGTTCTTACGACCACCACATTCCTGCTATTGTGCCTTACCTGATTTCCAGATCCGAGTTTATGACGGCCTATACCCCTTACCAGCCTGAGGTCAGCCAAGGCACTTTACAGGGGATCTATGAATTTCAAACCATGATCACAGCCCTTTTGGGTATGGACATTGCCACGGCCTCTCATTACGATGGGGGTACAGCCCTGGCAGAATGTGCGCTGATTGCACTGAACAAGTCAAAAAAAGCAAATAAGATTGCCGTGTCAAGCCTTGTTCATCCTGCCCATCGCCAGATCATTCAGACCTATCTTAATCCATCCGAATTTGAAATGGTCGAAATACCGGCTGATAAAAACGGCCTGACAGATGTGGCTGCTTTTAAAGCTATGGATGGTGTTGCCGGGGTGGCGATTCAGTCTCCCAACTTTTTTGGAAACATTGAAGATTTGGGCAGCTTTAAAGTTTGTGCCGATGAAAAAAAATGCCTGCTGATTGCTTCATTCACCGAGGCGCTGGCCCACGGGCTGTTGAAAAGTCCAGGCAGCTTTGGGGCCGATCTTGTGGCAGGAGAAGGCCAAAGCCTTGGCATGACCAAAAGCTTTGGCGGACCGGGGCTCGGTCTTTTAGCCGGAACAAAAAAACTGATGAGGAATCTTCCCGGCCGGTTTGTGGGAAAAACCACAGATTCAAACGGACAGAGGGGTTATGTGTTGACCCTTGCCACCAGAGAACAGCATATCCGCAGAGAAAAAGCCTCTTCCAACATCTGCTCTAATAACGGACTCAATGCCATGACCGCCGCCGTATATTTGGCTACTGCCGGGAAAAAGGGAATAAGAGAGATCGCCCAACTCAATCATGACAAGGCCATCTACCTGAAAAATGCGCTTGTAGGTGCCGGGTTTACTTCGGTTTATGATGGTCCATTTTTCAATGAATTTGTTCTCAAAGCCCCGGCCGGATTTGCAGATAAACGAAGGGAGCTTGCCCAAAAACACAATCTGTATGCAGGGGTCTCCCTTGAATCCTATTACCCGGACATGACAGACCATTATCTTTTCTGTGCCACAGAAACCGTGTCCAGACAGGCCATGGATTTTTTGGCAAAGGAGGTACAATAA
- a CDS encoding MBL fold metallo-hydrolase, with amino-acid sequence MRIKCWGSRGSVCVSGLQYIKYGGDTTCFEIQADSGEIVIIDAGTGIRRLGMHLVQKKIKTCYLILTHTHWDHIIGLPFFHPLLYGDTTVHVQDRTFAGLTTKKVIEQVMRMPFFPVGLTAFNADIRFEKSLNDRFTIGSLDIETIPTSHSQNSLGYKFMENGKTFVFLTDNELGYIHPRGRTVKEYIDFTKDADVLFHDTEYTDNEYLNKNGWGHSCLSDVLDLSVKASVGQLGLIHLNQNRTDDQVDTMVDQCRRFFNNNHLSTSCYAVSADFEIFL; translated from the coding sequence ATGCGTATAAAATGTTGGGGGTCCAGGGGGTCTGTCTGTGTCTCAGGGCTGCAATATATCAAATACGGGGGAGACACCACCTGTTTTGAGATCCAGGCCGATTCCGGTGAAATTGTGATCATTGATGCCGGTACCGGTATTCGTAGGCTTGGTATGCATCTTGTCCAAAAAAAAATAAAGACATGCTATCTAATTTTGACCCATACCCACTGGGATCACATCATTGGACTGCCCTTTTTTCATCCATTGCTTTATGGAGACACAACGGTCCATGTTCAGGATCGTACCTTTGCCGGCCTAACCACAAAAAAAGTGATTGAGCAGGTTATGCGCATGCCTTTTTTTCCTGTGGGGTTAACGGCTTTCAACGCTGATATTCGGTTTGAAAAATCATTGAACGACCGTTTTACCATCGGCAGCCTGGATATTGAAACCATTCCCACATCCCATTCCCAAAACAGCCTGGGATACAAATTTATGGAAAATGGAAAAACATTTGTGTTTCTAACGGACAATGAACTGGGATATATCCATCCCCGGGGCAGAACGGTTAAAGAATACATTGACTTTACAAAGGATGCGGATGTACTGTTTCACGACACCGAGTACACGGATAATGAATACCTGAATAAAAACGGGTGGGGGCATTCCTGCCTGTCCGATGTTTTGGATTTAAGTGTGAAGGCGTCAGTGGGGCAACTTGGCTTAATCCATCTCAACCAGAACAGAACCGATGACCAGGTGGATACCATGGTTGATCAGTGCCGTCGGTTTTTTAATAACAATCACCTTTCCACCTCCTGTTATGCCGTTTCGGCGGATTTTGAAATCTTTTTATAG
- a CDS encoding MFS transporter: MSRTLFEFLSSNLQRFSPKHWGAVKNFAHPRVVTMLFFGFSAGLPILLIFSSLSLWLREAGVQRSAVTFFSWAALGYSFKFIWAPLVDQMPIPMMSRMLGRRRAWILLAQIGITASIFAMSMIDPAKGQNYIVFMALAAVGLGFSSATQDISIDAYRIESADESLQALMASVYIAGYRIGMLAAGAGALFLAQIKGSTLGAYDYTAWRMAYQIMAGLMAIGIITVFVIKEPEVTAKETNYGRTTDHARFFILFLVSAAAFVSWFYFTSGIASTLKEQVGFIIKNTSVAGFIIETIRLAAGIGAALLGARMMVALKVANMEMIRSAYVEPVSDFFSRYGARLAWLLLALIGLYRISDIVLGVISNVFYQDMGFSKIHIASIVKTFGLFMTIAGGFLGGTLSIQFGVMRILFVGALLSALTNLLFVLMAWTGPVLPMLYLVISADNLAGGLAGAAFVAFLSSLTNVRFTAIQYAVFSSLMTLVPKMFSGYSGSIVDQLGYPVFFTVTAVMGIPVLILILICGARLQINETKN; encoded by the coding sequence ATGTCACGCACTTTATTTGAATTTTTGTCTTCAAACCTGCAGCGTTTTTCACCAAAACACTGGGGAGCCGTCAAGAATTTTGCCCACCCACGGGTGGTCACCATGCTCTTTTTTGGTTTCAGCGCCGGACTTCCCATTCTGCTGATTTTTTCCTCACTGTCCCTTTGGCTTCGCGAAGCAGGGGTCCAACGTTCCGCAGTGACCTTTTTTTCATGGGCAGCACTGGGCTATTCTTTTAAATTTATCTGGGCGCCATTGGTGGATCAGATGCCCATTCCAATGATGAGCCGAATGCTTGGCCGGCGCAGGGCCTGGATACTTCTGGCCCAGATCGGTATTACCGCATCCATTTTTGCCATGTCCATGATTGATCCTGCAAAAGGGCAAAATTATATTGTTTTCATGGCCCTGGCCGCTGTGGGTTTAGGCTTTTCTTCGGCCACCCAGGACATTTCCATTGATGCCTATCGAATTGAATCTGCCGATGAAAGCCTCCAGGCACTTATGGCTTCGGTATATATCGCCGGATACAGGATCGGAATGCTGGCCGCAGGTGCCGGCGCCTTGTTTCTGGCTCAGATCAAAGGCTCAACTCTTGGCGCATATGATTATACGGCCTGGCGCATGGCTTATCAGATCATGGCTGGATTAATGGCCATTGGGATCATAACGGTATTTGTGATCAAAGAACCCGAAGTAACGGCCAAAGAAACAAATTATGGCCGGACCACCGATCACGCCCGTTTTTTTATTCTTTTTTTAGTGTCTGCCGCAGCCTTTGTCAGTTGGTTCTACTTTACCTCAGGGATTGCATCAACATTAAAAGAACAGGTGGGCTTTATTATAAAAAACACCTCTGTAGCCGGATTCATCATTGAAACGATAAGACTTGCCGCAGGGATCGGTGCTGCGCTCCTTGGTGCAAGGATGATGGTAGCCTTGAAAGTCGCAAACATGGAGATGATCCGGTCCGCCTATGTTGAACCGGTGTCGGATTTTTTTTCCCGATACGGTGCAAGGCTTGCCTGGCTGCTTCTTGCACTCATCGGCCTGTACCGTATTTCTGACATTGTTCTCGGTGTTATTTCCAATGTCTTTTATCAGGATATGGGATTTTCAAAAATTCACATCGCAAGTATCGTAAAAACATTTGGACTGTTCATGACCATTGCCGGCGGTTTTTTAGGGGGAACCCTGTCCATTCAGTTTGGGGTGATGCGCATTCTTTTTGTAGGGGCATTGCTGTCCGCACTTACCAATCTTTTGTTTGTCCTCATGGCCTGGACCGGTCCGGTTCTGCCCATGCTTTACCTGGTAATTTCTGCGGACAATTTGGCAGGCGGTCTGGCTGGCGCAGCATTTGTGGCTTTTTTGTCCAGTCTGACCAATGTGCGGTTTACCGCCATTCAGTATGCCGTATTTTCATCTTTAATGACCCTCGTGCCCAAAATGTTTTCCGGATATTCCGGGAGCATAGTGGATCAACTGGGATACCCTGTTTTCTTTACCGTGACCGCCGTGATGGGTATCCCAGTTCTGATTTTAATCCTAATCTGCGGGGCTCGACTGCAAATCAACGAAACAAAAAATTAA
- a CDS encoding AarF/UbiB family protein, which yields MLSFKTVSKVTKRYRHLVRYQQIIGIIFKYGFENIIDAMKIDHYLDIIPFSKPHQKLSRNERIRMVLEELGPTFIKMGQVLSSRPDLIPLDLTRELAKLQDKVPSFYFEQVGQIILAEFGKPISEVFHSFEESPFASASIGQVHRAELSPNEQVAVKIQRPGIRKTVEVDLEIIHYLAQVMEKTLEDVEIFRPVKIVEEFAQTLEKELDYMVEAANMEQMADQFGKESAIHIPEVHWSHSTQRVLCMEFIHGIKADDVKAIDRAGLDRKKITRIGADFVLRQIFEFGFFHADPHPGNIFILEDQRICMIDFGMTGFVDSSTRELFIDLLQGLASNNTRDTARLLCRLTDPHESVNMPGLEKDISQFCALYLSRKLEELNPSRMIHQFFELCTRHGLRIPPDLFLMIKAFLSIEGVARTLDPQFDMLSHARPYIRAATLRKYSLPRLSRQFAGIAKDTMALLQTLPGDTGSIITQIKQGKIKATISIEGLERIMMNQDQTSNRISFSIIIAALILGSAIVLNSRIPPLILGVSVIGIAGFIAAAVLGIWLLVAIIRRGRL from the coding sequence ATGCTCAGCTTTAAGACCGTTTCCAAGGTCACTAAACGGTACCGGCATCTGGTCCGTTACCAGCAGATCATCGGCATCATCTTCAAATACGGATTTGAAAACATTATTGATGCCATGAAGATTGATCATTATTTAGATATCATTCCGTTCTCAAAACCCCATCAAAAATTATCCAGGAATGAGCGGATCCGGATGGTGTTGGAGGAACTGGGCCCGACCTTTATTAAAATGGGCCAGGTCTTATCGTCTCGTCCAGATTTGATCCCCCTGGATTTGACCCGGGAGCTTGCCAAACTCCAGGACAAAGTCCCCTCTTTTTACTTTGAACAGGTTGGACAAATTATCCTTGCGGAGTTCGGCAAACCGATCAGTGAGGTGTTCCATTCCTTTGAGGAATCTCCTTTTGCTTCGGCCTCCATCGGACAAGTCCACCGGGCGGAACTGTCGCCAAACGAACAGGTGGCGGTAAAAATTCAGCGTCCCGGCATCCGTAAAACAGTTGAGGTCGATCTGGAAATCATCCACTATCTGGCCCAGGTCATGGAAAAAACGCTGGAAGATGTGGAAATATTTCGACCCGTAAAAATCGTTGAAGAGTTTGCTCAAACCCTGGAAAAAGAGCTTGACTACATGGTTGAGGCGGCCAATATGGAACAGATGGCTGATCAGTTTGGCAAAGAGTCGGCGATCCATATTCCTGAAGTACATTGGTCCCATTCCACACAACGGGTGTTGTGCATGGAATTTATCCATGGGATCAAGGCCGATGATGTTAAAGCCATTGACCGGGCAGGTCTTGATCGAAAAAAAATTACGCGAATAGGCGCTGACTTTGTCTTGCGCCAGATATTTGAATTCGGTTTTTTCCATGCCGATCCCCATCCGGGGAATATTTTTATCCTGGAAGATCAACGCATTTGCATGATTGATTTCGGCATGACCGGATTTGTTGATTCATCCACCCGGGAGTTATTTATTGATCTGCTCCAGGGGCTTGCCTCAAACAATACCCGGGATACCGCCCGTCTGCTTTGCCGCCTGACCGATCCTCATGAATCGGTCAATATGCCGGGTCTGGAAAAAGATATTTCACAATTTTGTGCCTTATATTTATCCAGAAAGCTTGAAGAGCTCAATCCCAGCCGCATGATTCACCAGTTTTTTGAGCTGTGCACCCGGCACGGATTGAGAATCCCTCCAGACCTGTTTTTAATGATAAAGGCATTTCTCAGTATCGAAGGCGTTGCACGCACATTAGATCCACAATTTGACATGCTTTCCCATGCCAGACCCTATATCAGGGCCGCCACGTTAAGAAAATACTCATTGCCCCGGCTCTCCAGGCAATTTGCAGGCATTGCCAAAGATACCATGGCGCTGCTGCAAACCCTGCCCGGGGATACGGGCAGCATCATCACCCAAATTAAGCAGGGAAAAATTAAGGCAACGATCAGTATTGAGGGTCTGGAGCGGATAATGATGAACCAGGATCAGACATCCAATCGAATTTCTTTTAGTATCATTATTGCCGCCTTGATACTGGGCTCGGCCATTGTACTCAATTCACGGATACCACCCTTAATCCTCGGGGTTTCCGTCATAGGCATTGCCGGATTTATTGCCGCTGCCGTGCTCGGCATCTGGCTGCTGGTTGCTATTATTCGCAGAGGGCGACTTTAA
- a CDS encoding phasin family protein, which produces MDSRVGLWSFKKNKTEEKNMIETLKNSLLTGVGMALRSKKEIETFAKEFAQQSEMNQKEAKDFLEECKKRYDDAKSGLDKKIEEVVEAVLRRLDLPTRGDIDALNARIDELTQKNEKDV; this is translated from the coding sequence ATCGACAGCCGGGTCGGCCTATGGTCGTTTAAAAAAAATAAAACGGAGGAAAAGAACATGATAGAAACTCTGAAAAACAGTCTGCTTACCGGAGTAGGTATGGCGCTGCGCTCCAAAAAAGAGATTGAGACATTTGCCAAGGAGTTTGCCCAGCAGTCTGAGATGAACCAAAAAGAGGCAAAAGACTTTTTAGAAGAGTGTAAAAAGCGGTATGATGACGCAAAATCCGGTCTTGATAAAAAGATTGAAGAGGTGGTGGAAGCAGTGTTAAGACGTTTGGATCTGCCTACCCGAGGAGATATTGATGCGCTCAATGCCCGGATAGATGAATTGACCCAAAAAAATGAAAAAGACGTCTGA
- the gcvPB gene encoding aminomethyl-transferring glycine dehydrogenase subunit GcvPB, giving the protein MTKPGTSGLIFNESELWEKSREGRCGISMPRSDVPRADLDPALTDDAPNLPQLSELDVVRHFTRLSQWNFCIDSGMYPLGSCTMKYNPKTNEVQASRKGFVVAHPLAGDEFSQGALKLMYELEKMLGEITGFPAVTLQPAAGAHGELTGMLMIHAWHAKQGKQRSKILIPDTAHGTNPASATLCGYKSVNIKSGPKGILDPQTVAEAMDEDTAGIMITNPNTLGLFEENIKEVCDIVHAKGGLVYGDGANMNAVMGIIKPGELGIDVLHLNLHKTFSTPHGGGGPGSGPVAVIEDLIPFLPVPQVQKENNTYSFITDSSDTIGRMHTFYGHFGVMVRAFAYILSMGADGLKRASQLAVLNANYIKESLKGTLDLPYDRPCMHECVFTDKSVQEHHISTMDMAKRLLDYGFHPPTVYFPLVVEAAFMVEPTETESKDEIDQFIEAVKAIVQEAGSNPDELHAAPHLPKVTRLDEVTAARKPCLKG; this is encoded by the coding sequence ATGACAAAGCCAGGTACAAGTGGCCTTATATTTAATGAATCCGAACTATGGGAAAAGAGCCGGGAAGGCAGATGCGGTATCTCCATGCCCAGAAGTGATGTGCCAAGAGCGGATCTTGACCCGGCACTCACCGATGATGCTCCGAATCTGCCGCAATTATCCGAACTGGATGTGGTCCGTCATTTTACCCGTCTGTCCCAATGGAATTTTTGCATTGATTCGGGCATGTATCCCTTGGGCTCCTGCACCATGAAATACAATCCCAAAACCAATGAGGTCCAGGCATCCCGTAAAGGATTTGTCGTCGCTCATCCGTTGGCTGGGGATGAATTTTCCCAAGGGGCTTTAAAATTAATGTATGAGCTGGAAAAAATGCTCGGGGAGATCACAGGATTTCCCGCCGTCACGTTACAACCGGCAGCCGGGGCCCATGGCGAGCTCACCGGCATGCTCATGATCCATGCCTGGCATGCCAAGCAGGGAAAACAACGCTCAAAGATTCTGATCCCGGACACTGCCCATGGCACCAATCCCGCGTCCGCAACCCTTTGCGGATATAAGTCTGTGAATATCAAATCAGGTCCCAAAGGCATTCTGGACCCCCAGACAGTGGCCGAGGCCATGGACGAAGATACCGCCGGTATCATGATCACCAACCCCAATACGTTAGGACTGTTTGAGGAGAACATCAAAGAGGTCTGTGACATCGTCCATGCCAAGGGCGGACTTGTATACGGAGACGGTGCCAACATGAATGCCGTCATGGGGATCATAAAGCCGGGCGAACTTGGCATTGATGTGCTCCATTTAAATCTTCACAAAACTTTTTCCACCCCCCACGGTGGTGGAGGCCCCGGTTCCGGTCCGGTGGCCGTGATCGAAGATTTGATTCCCTTTCTTCCTGTGCCGCAGGTTCAAAAAGAAAACAATACCTATTCGTTTATTACAGATAGTTCTGATACAATCGGTCGGATGCATACATTCTATGGCCATTTCGGGGTTATGGTTAGGGCCTTTGCATATATTCTGTCCATGGGAGCTGATGGCTTAAAGCGTGCATCCCAGCTTGCCGTGCTCAATGCCAACTACATCAAAGAGAGCCTTAAAGGCACCCTGGACCTGCCTTATGACAGACCTTGTATGCATGAATGTGTTTTTACCGACAAAAGTGTTCAAGAGCACCATATCAGTACCATGGATATGGCCAAGCGTCTTTTGGATTACGGATTCCATCCACCCACGGTATATTTCCCCTTGGTGGTGGAAGCCGCCTTTATGGTGGAGCCCACGGAAACCGAGTCAAAAGATGAGATTGATCAGTTCATTGAGGCGGTAAAAGCCATTGTTCAAGAGGCCGGTTCAAACCCGGATGAATTACACGCAGCACCCCATCTACCTAAAGTGACTCGGCTGGATGAGGTGACGGCAGCACGTAAACCCTGCCTGAAAGGTTGA